CCAACCGCCTCAAAATCCCGTTCAGCCAAGCTCACATAAATCACGTGATATGAcatatgatcagatgataTCGCCGCGGGAATAAGTGAAATCAGAAGAGATCAGTCTGTGATCGCCGCGTTTGTTTTTGTGTTTTGGACCTGATCATTagaagtggaggtggtcctCAACCTACGTCCAAggaaagatatataaaccccTCTCTGTGATCGatttaccattcttctttttcctcatccactcacacgctcaacaatcaatctACTAGACCAATCAGTCACTTAACTTTCAAACTTACCAACCAACCACAACCCAACAATTAATCACAATGGCCCGAACTAAGCAAACCGCTCGAAAATCCACTGGTGGTAAAGCCCCAAGAAAGCAACGTGAGTTTTCCTCTTCGCCACccactcaactcaccatactgATATCTGCTCTTGGTCGAATATAGTCGCTACCAAGGCTGCTCGAAAATCCACTTCCAAGACCCAAGGTGCCGGTACCTCAGGCGGTGTCAAGAAACCCCACAGATACAGACCTGGTACTGTCGCTCTTAGAGAAATCAGACGATACcgtgagtcagcttcccGAAGCTCATGTGCTgaacaaagctgatcatgaaTCTGTTTTGGATCATAGAAAAATCCACTGAACTTCTTATCCGAAAACTTCCTTTCCAACGATTAGTCAGGGAAATCGCTCAAGACTTCAAGACTGATTTGCGATTCCAATCTTCTGCCGTACTGGCTCTTCAAGAAGCCTCTGAAGCTTACCTCGTCTCTCTCGTGAGTTATCTCAGCTTTCTCTCACCGTTGGCCGgacagaagctgattttgtccTTACAGTTCGAGGACACCAACCTTGCTGCTATCCACGCTAAGAGAGTTACAATCCAACCTAAGGATCTCCAACTCGCCC
The nucleotide sequence above comes from Kwoniella europaea PYCC6329 chromosome 1, complete sequence. Encoded proteins:
- a CDS encoding histone H3, which translates into the protein MARTKQTARKSTGGKAPRKQLATKAARKSTSKTQGAGTSGGVKKPHRYRPGTVALREIRRYQKSTELLIRKLPFQRLVREIAQDFKTDLRFQSSAVLALQEASEAYLVSLFEDTNLAAIHAKRVTIQPKDLQLARRLRGERS